Proteins encoded together in one Bosea sp. (in: a-proteobacteria) window:
- a CDS encoding adenine nucleotide alpha hydrolase gives MTNAERLLEALDQRGRIAIALSGGVDSMTLATVAHRRARTPPALFHAVSPAVPAAATALVRRFAAGEGWDLTVLDAREFDDPAYRANPVNRCYFCKTNLYGRIRSVTALTIASGTNLDDLGDFRPGLKAADEHGVIHPFVIAGIAKAQIRELARHEGLGDVAELPAQPCLSSRVETGIAIDAKDLAFIEATEAALSALVERRATLRCRLRREGVTIEVEDVPEQHLPAMEALARRRCLEAGRSFAGLRPYRKSSAFIR, from the coding sequence ATGACGAACGCAGAGCGATTGCTCGAAGCCTTGGACCAGCGGGGCCGTATCGCGATCGCCTTGAGCGGCGGCGTCGACAGCATGACGCTGGCGACCGTCGCGCATCGCCGCGCGCGGACGCCGCCGGCCCTGTTCCATGCGGTGTCGCCGGCGGTGCCGGCGGCGGCCACGGCGCTGGTGCGGCGTTTCGCAGCCGGCGAAGGCTGGGACCTGACCGTTCTGGACGCGCGGGAGTTCGACGATCCCGCCTATCGCGCCAACCCGGTAAACCGCTGCTATTTCTGTAAGACCAATCTCTACGGGCGAATCCGCTCGGTGACGGCGCTGACGATCGCCTCGGGCACCAATCTCGACGATCTCGGCGACTTCCGCCCCGGGCTGAAGGCCGCCGACGAGCACGGCGTCATCCATCCTTTCGTGATCGCCGGGATCGCGAAGGCGCAGATCCGCGAGCTGGCGCGGCATGAAGGTCTCGGCGATGTCGCCGAGCTGCCGGCCCAGCCCTGCCTGTCGAGCCGCGTCGAGACCGGCATCGCCATCGATGCGAAAGACCTCGCTTTCATCGAAGCGACGGAGGCGGCGCTTTCCGCGCTGGTCGAGCGCCGGGCGACGCTGCGCTGCCGGCTGCGCCGGGAGGGCGTGACGATCGAGGTCGAGGACGTGCCGGAGCAGCATCTTCCGGCGATGGAAGCGCTTGCGCGCCGACGCTGCCTTGAGGCCGGCCGAAGCTTCGCGGGCCTGCGCCCCTATCGCAAATCCTCCGCCTTCATCCGGTGA
- a CDS encoding mandelate racemase/muconate lactonizing enzyme family protein — protein sequence MKHRIRKLDVHLVSTPVTGGFADATRKVETIGYLVVRVTTDSGLEGIGITYHEVGGEATSALINRNMAPRLIGRDPLETDAIWHEFFHYLRGVGRKGLMYCALSAVDIALWDLKGKITGLPLYRLLGGNRTRVPVYASGGWTSYSDEELVAEMKGMVSRGFRTIKFKLGYEGGRNPRRDVQRVRKVREAVGPDIDLLVDANNCFDAATAIQLANNIREYDIMLFEEPVFADDIPGLARFKRGTDIPLGTGEHEYTKFGLRDLLIHDAVDIVQVDGARVGGYTEMLKCAALTEAWNVKFAPHAMENIHLHLVAAVPNGLFLERLLMFEDITAKLFKDAPVPVDGYMHVPDLPGLGLALDMDFIHEHDETSPLSHG from the coding sequence ATGAAGCACAGAATCAGGAAGCTCGACGTCCATCTGGTCTCGACGCCGGTGACCGGCGGCTTCGCGGATGCGACGCGCAAGGTCGAAACCATTGGCTATCTCGTGGTCCGCGTGACGACCGATAGCGGTCTCGAAGGCATCGGCATCACCTATCACGAGGTCGGCGGCGAAGCGACCTCAGCGCTCATCAACCGCAACATGGCGCCGCGGCTGATCGGCCGCGATCCGCTCGAGACGGACGCGATCTGGCACGAGTTCTTCCACTATCTGCGCGGCGTCGGTCGCAAGGGCTTGATGTATTGCGCGCTCAGCGCGGTCGACATCGCGCTCTGGGATCTGAAGGGAAAGATCACGGGCCTGCCGCTCTACAGGCTGCTCGGCGGAAACCGGACCAGGGTGCCGGTCTATGCCAGCGGCGGCTGGACGTCCTACTCCGACGAGGAGCTCGTCGCGGAGATGAAGGGCATGGTCTCGCGCGGCTTCAGGACGATCAAGTTCAAGCTCGGCTACGAGGGCGGGCGAAACCCGCGCCGCGATGTCCAGCGCGTCCGCAAGGTGCGCGAGGCGGTCGGCCCCGACATCGACCTGCTGGTCGACGCCAACAACTGCTTCGATGCCGCGACGGCGATCCAGCTCGCGAACAATATTCGCGAATACGACATCATGCTGTTCGAGGAGCCGGTTTTCGCCGACGACATCCCCGGGCTCGCCCGCTTCAAGCGCGGCACCGACATTCCGCTGGGAACCGGCGAGCACGAATACACCAAGTTCGGCCTGCGCGACCTGCTGATCCATGACGCCGTCGATATCGTCCAGGTCGATGGCGCGCGCGTCGGCGGATATACCGAAATGCTGAAATGCGCGGCGCTGACCGAAGCCTGGAACGTGAAATTCGCGCCGCATGCGATGGAGAACATCCATCTCCACCTCGTCGCCGCGGTGCCCAACGGCTTGTTCCTCGAGCGTCTGCTGATGTTCGAGGACATCACGGCGAAGCTCTTCAAGGACGCGCCCGTCCCGGTCGACGGCTACATGCACGTGCCGGATCTGCCCGGCCTCGGCCTGGCGCTCGACATGGATTTCATCCACGAGCATGACGAGACCTCGCCGCTCAGCCACGGCTGA
- a CDS encoding aldo/keto reductase, which translates to MKILDAHGARIPAIGFGTGSLPGQACIEAVGQALKAGYRHLDCAASYGNEAQVGQAIKASGLPREELFLTTKVWPGQFREADMIKAAEASLKALGVDRVDLFLLHWPDPAVALPDTIRALNGIARRGLTRHIGVSNFTTALLAQAWAATEAPLVANQCEYHPGLDQSAVIAACRGRGMAFVSYMPLGRCEVLALPLLGEIGRRVGKSPAQVALRWLLQQDGVAAIPKSTDPQRMRENLALFDFVLSPEDMAAISALARPDGRMIPFPRARRPDGSVQEFRDLAPVWD; encoded by the coding sequence ATGAAGATTCTGGACGCCCATGGCGCGCGGATTCCGGCCATCGGCTTCGGCACGGGCTCGCTGCCGGGGCAAGCCTGCATCGAGGCCGTGGGGCAGGCGCTTAAAGCCGGCTACCGGCATCTCGACTGCGCCGCGAGCTACGGCAATGAGGCGCAGGTCGGGCAGGCGATCAAGGCCTCCGGCCTGCCGCGCGAGGAGCTGTTCCTGACGACGAAGGTCTGGCCCGGGCAGTTCCGCGAAGCCGACATGATCAAAGCCGCGGAAGCCAGCCTGAAAGCGCTCGGCGTCGACCGGGTCGATCTCTTCCTGCTGCATTGGCCGGATCCCGCCGTCGCTCTCCCGGACACGATCCGCGCCCTGAACGGAATCGCCCGGCGGGGCCTGACCCGGCATATCGGCGTCTCGAATTTCACGACCGCGTTGCTGGCGCAGGCCTGGGCGGCGACGGAAGCTCCGCTCGTCGCCAATCAATGCGAATATCACCCGGGCCTCGACCAGAGTGCCGTGATCGCGGCCTGCCGCGGCCGGGGCATGGCCTTCGTCTCCTACATGCCGCTCGGCCGGTGCGAGGTGCTCGCGCTGCCGCTGCTGGGCGAGATCGGCCGGCGCGTCGGCAAGTCGCCGGCCCAGGTCGCGCTGCGCTGGCTCCTGCAGCAGGACGGCGTGGCCGCGATCCCCAAGAGCACCGATCCGCAGCGCATGCGCGAGAACCTCGCGCTGTTCGATTTCGTGCTGTCGCCGGAGGATATGGCGGCGATCTCCGCGCTGGCACGGCCCGACGGGCGGATGATCCCGTTTCCACGGGCACGGCGGCCAGACGGCAGCGTCCAGGAGTTCCGCGACCTGGCACCGGTCTGGGATTGA
- a CDS encoding dihydrodipicolinate synthase family protein: protein MSNDFTSGVIAAPVLPFHDDGTIDWPSYETYIAQVAEGGARAIAMNMAASEGGSLTPDEQSQVIRRTKSVLDGACPVISGVLSGYTIGAVATAKRMVDAGADGLVIFPSLPTFIPKPIPIDMLVEFHADIAAAVDVPVIAFQTSNSDYPQGTLTELAKIPNLVAVKDAAFSFEKASAIVDEVKGLNGRIAVLTGNDTFILENMLLGASGALIGFAGTATAALVRMQELAAKGAITEAYAIWFKLGPLARLCWTAPLRDYRVRMKYVLMRQGILPNCVARKPQPAITQADRDAIDRCFEAHGLDDPAYLPAGRRRAPLKAAS, encoded by the coding sequence ATGTCCAACGATTTTACGTCCGGGGTCATCGCAGCGCCGGTTCTGCCGTTTCACGACGACGGCACCATCGATTGGCCGAGCTATGAAACCTATATCGCGCAAGTGGCCGAAGGCGGCGCGCGGGCGATCGCCATGAACATGGCGGCCAGCGAAGGCGGTTCCCTGACACCCGACGAGCAGTCGCAGGTCATCCGCCGCACGAAATCCGTTCTCGACGGCGCCTGCCCGGTGATTTCGGGCGTGCTGTCCGGCTACACGATCGGAGCGGTCGCCACGGCGAAGCGCATGGTCGATGCCGGGGCCGACGGCCTCGTGATCTTCCCGAGCTTGCCGACCTTCATTCCCAAGCCGATCCCGATCGACATGCTCGTCGAGTTTCATGCCGATATCGCGGCCGCGGTCGATGTGCCCGTCATCGCCTTCCAGACCTCCAATTCGGACTATCCGCAGGGGACCCTGACGGAGCTGGCGAAGATCCCGAATCTCGTCGCGGTCAAGGACGCCGCCTTCAGCTTCGAGAAGGCCTCGGCGATCGTCGACGAGGTCAAGGGGCTGAACGGGCGCATCGCCGTCCTGACCGGCAACGACACCTTCATCCTCGAAAACATGCTGCTGGGTGCGTCAGGCGCGCTGATCGGCTTCGCCGGGACGGCAACCGCAGCACTGGTGCGGATGCAGGAGCTCGCGGCAAAGGGCGCCATCACGGAAGCCTACGCCATCTGGTTCAAGCTCGGGCCCCTGGCCCGGCTATGCTGGACGGCACCGCTGCGCGACTATCGGGTGCGGATGAAATACGTGCTGATGCGCCAGGGCATCCTGCCCAATTGCGTCGCCCGCAAGCCGCAACCCGCGATCACGCAAGCCGACCGCGACGCGATCGACCGCTGCTTCGAAGCGCACGGGCTCGACGATCCGGCCTATCTGCCGGCCGGCCGCAGGCGCGCGCCGCTGAAGGCCGCGTCCTGA
- a CDS encoding enoyl-CoA hydratase/isomerase family protein yields the protein MAESDASPVLLTIEDGLATVVLNRPNQLNAINRAMRAAFREAFQRIEADQSVKCAMITGAGPRAFSTGADLKEIGNRTPMQRREVAAEEPSAVVRAFPKPVIAAIRGYAFGGGLEIALACDLRVAADNAVFCFPEITHGWFPAAGGTQALPRLVGMGKAMEMILTGRRMAAPEALASGLVNAVFADAEFEAGARTLAADIARHRLGALVLAKAALRMAERAGSDIGLLYEKELGALSYTLEGRAEALSAFAGRNQGRGSKAGP from the coding sequence ATGGCCGAAAGCGACGCTTCTCCCGTTCTGCTGACGATCGAGGACGGCCTGGCAACCGTCGTCCTGAACCGTCCCAACCAGCTGAACGCGATCAACCGGGCGATGCGAGCCGCCTTTCGGGAGGCCTTTCAGCGGATCGAAGCCGATCAGAGCGTCAAATGCGCCATGATCACCGGCGCGGGGCCGCGCGCCTTCTCGACCGGCGCGGATCTGAAGGAGATCGGCAACCGGACGCCGATGCAGCGCCGGGAGGTCGCCGCCGAGGAGCCGTCGGCCGTCGTCCGCGCCTTCCCGAAGCCGGTCATCGCGGCGATCCGCGGCTATGCCTTCGGCGGCGGGCTGGAAATCGCCCTGGCCTGCGACCTCAGGGTCGCGGCGGACAACGCCGTCTTCTGCTTTCCCGAGATAACGCATGGCTGGTTTCCCGCAGCCGGCGGCACGCAGGCCCTGCCCCGCCTGGTCGGCATGGGCAAGGCGATGGAGATGATCCTGACCGGCCGCCGGATGGCGGCGCCGGAAGCGCTGGCGAGCGGGCTCGTCAACGCGGTTTTCGCCGATGCCGAATTCGAGGCCGGGGCGCGGACGCTGGCGGCGGACATCGCCAGGCATCGGCTCGGCGCGCTCGTCCTCGCGAAGGCAGCGCTTCGCATGGCCGAACGGGCGGGCTCCGACATCGGATTGCTCTACGAGAAGGAGCTCGGCGCCCTGTCCTACACGCTGGAAGGACGCGCCGAGGCCTTGTCGGCCTTCGCCGGGCGAAACCAGGGCCGCGGTTCGAAAGCCGGCCCCTGA
- a CDS encoding thiamine pyrophosphate-binding protein has translation MTSNIQAVSDVLIANGASALFGLMGNGNLDFIADMIDRCGIRYVSVRHESAAVAAADGYARAGGGIGLATVTHGPGFTNALTALVTARRAATPLVLITGSAMGYTQRSTQRLDHGKVAAALGVPVIAPAPDGDWAAAASEALRQASEGAVLLDLPAEAMRRPASTQPVPAAPHPVLPAPELAAVTRAAQWLTQAERLMIVAGRGAARSNLRERLIALGRRHGARFGTTLAAKGYFHGVAGDVGIIGGLAGPESVAACRDCDVALVVGASLNGYTTEHGTLLSSSRVIRLDINPQAPATIGIALSLPGDPASTLRAIEALCGPAVSELAPWEIGSFQPNPAKSVEWPTPIFELLDRLVPGERTVVFDHGDHATAALSHFHANDPSQSIFMTDFGSLGLAVAAAIGAATAHPKRRTVAILGDGGLMMSLPEIDTLARSGTNVLAVVVNDGVYGAEYPHLIALGASLEPAAFSRSRPIQGVADALGIRSMSIREGDNLAAIDAFVLDAESPALLEIICAPPSSGSAA, from the coding sequence ATGACCAGCAATATTCAGGCGGTATCGGATGTCCTGATCGCGAACGGAGCCTCGGCCCTGTTCGGGCTGATGGGCAATGGCAATCTCGATTTCATCGCCGACATGATCGACCGCTGCGGCATCCGCTATGTCAGCGTGCGCCATGAAAGCGCCGCCGTCGCCGCCGCCGACGGCTATGCGCGCGCCGGCGGCGGCATCGGGCTCGCGACCGTGACCCATGGCCCCGGCTTCACCAACGCCCTGACCGCGCTCGTGACCGCGCGCCGGGCGGCGACCCCGCTGGTCCTGATCACCGGCAGCGCGATGGGCTACACGCAGCGCAGCACGCAACGCCTCGATCACGGCAAGGTGGCGGCGGCATTGGGTGTTCCGGTGATCGCGCCCGCGCCCGACGGCGACTGGGCGGCGGCGGCCAGCGAAGCCCTGCGGCAGGCGTCGGAGGGGGCGGTGCTTCTGGATCTGCCGGCCGAAGCGATGCGCCGCCCCGCAAGCACCCAGCCGGTCCCGGCCGCCCCTCATCCCGTTTTGCCGGCTCCCGAGCTCGCGGCCGTCACCCGGGCGGCCCAATGGCTCACCCAGGCCGAGCGGCTGATGATCGTGGCCGGCCGTGGCGCAGCCCGCTCGAACCTGCGCGAGCGGCTGATCGCGCTCGGCCGCCGGCATGGCGCGCGGTTCGGTACGACGCTGGCGGCGAAGGGGTATTTCCACGGCGTGGCGGGCGATGTCGGCATCATCGGCGGCCTCGCCGGTCCGGAGAGCGTGGCGGCGTGCCGCGACTGCGATGTCGCGCTCGTCGTCGGCGCGAGCCTGAACGGGTACACGACCGAGCATGGCACGCTCCTGTCCTCGTCCAGGGTGATCCGCCTCGACATAAACCCGCAAGCCCCGGCGACGATCGGCATCGCGCTGAGCCTGCCCGGCGATCCGGCGTCCACGCTGCGGGCGATCGAGGCCTTGTGCGGGCCTGCCGTTTCGGAGCTCGCGCCCTGGGAAATCGGCTCCTTTCAGCCGAACCCGGCAAAATCCGTCGAATGGCCGACGCCGATTTTCGAGCTGCTGGATCGGCTCGTTCCCGGCGAGCGGACCGTCGTGTTCGATCACGGCGACCACGCAACCGCCGCGCTGTCGCATTTCCACGCCAACGACCCCTCGCAGTCGATCTTCATGACGGATTTCGGCAGCCTCGGGCTTGCGGTCGCCGCGGCGATCGGGGCCGCGACCGCCCACCCGAAGCGGCGCACAGTGGCGATCCTCGGCGATGGCGGCCTGATGATGTCGCTGCCGGAAATCGACACGCTCGCCCGCAGCGGAACCAACGTCCTCGCGGTCGTCGTCAACGACGGCGTCTATGGAGCGGAGTATCCGCATCTGATCGCGCTGGGCGCCTCGCTCGAACCGGCCGCGTTCAGCCGGTCCAGGCCGATCCAAGGCGTTGCGGACGCTCTTGGAATCCGCAGCATGTCGATTCGCGAAGGCGACAATCTCGCCGCGATCGACGCCTTCGTTCTCGATGCGGAATCACCCGCCTTGCTCGAGATCATCTGCGCGCCACCTTCCAGCGGAAGCGCGGCATAG
- the gyrB gene encoding DNA topoisomerase (ATP-hydrolyzing) subunit B, with protein sequence MTDAALSAQPDDYGADSIKVLKGLDAVRKRPGMYIGDTDDGSGLHHMVYEVVDNAIDEALAGHADRVTVTLNADGSVTVTDNGRGIPTDIHSEEGISAAEVIMTQLHAGGKFDQNSYKVSGGLHGVGVSVVNALSVSLKLRIWRGGHEHFMEFRHGEALAPLSVVGPQGDRRGTEVTFLPSQETFTMVEFDYKTLEHRLRELAFLNSGVRIVLTDARRAEIVREELMYEGGVEAFVRYLDRAKTAVIEKPIMLVAVKDGITVDVALWWNDSYHENVLCFTNNIPQRDGGTHLAGFRAALTRQITGYAESSGIAKKEKVSLTGDDCREGLTAIVSVKVPDPKFSSQTKDKLVSSEVRPVVENIVNQALSEWLEEHPNEARTIVGKVAEAAAAREAARKARDLTRRKGALDIASLPGKLADCQERDPAKSELFIVEGDSAGGSAKQGRAREYQAVLPLRGKILNVERARFDKMLSSDQVGTLITALGAGIGRADAEQGGFNLQKLRYHKIIIMTDADVDGAHIRTLLLTFFFRQMPELIDAGHLFIAQPPLYKATRGKSHVYLKDERALEEYLIDSTLDGAVFRTSEGVERAGADLRVLIEEARAVRNALAQLHSRYDRRIVEQMAIAGVLHPVNEDDAGEANAAAAQIARRLDTISDELERGWEGKVSEGGFVFSRMIRGVKQAATIDAGLLASTDARKLDAAAASLQEAYAKPGVLTRKGDDFTVNGPSDLFEAVSAIGRKGVSLQRYKGLGEMNPDQLWETTLDRDVRSLLRVKNDQNDEADDLFVKLMGDVVEPRREFIQTNALNATVDI encoded by the coding sequence ATGACCGATGCCGCGCTCAGCGCCCAGCCCGACGACTACGGCGCCGATTCCATCAAGGTTCTCAAGGGCCTGGACGCCGTCCGCAAGCGGCCCGGCATGTATATCGGCGACACCGACGACGGCTCCGGCCTGCACCACATGGTCTACGAGGTCGTCGACAACGCCATCGACGAGGCGCTGGCCGGCCATGCCGATCGCGTCACCGTGACGCTGAACGCCGACGGCTCGGTCACCGTGACCGACAACGGACGCGGCATCCCCACCGATATCCACAGCGAGGAAGGCATCTCGGCCGCCGAGGTCATCATGACCCAGCTCCATGCCGGCGGTAAGTTCGACCAGAACTCCTACAAGGTCTCCGGCGGCCTGCACGGCGTCGGCGTCTCGGTCGTCAACGCGCTCTCGGTCTCGCTCAAGCTCAGGATCTGGCGCGGCGGGCACGAGCACTTCATGGAATTCCGCCATGGCGAGGCGCTGGCGCCGCTTTCCGTCGTCGGCCCGCAGGGCGACAGGCGCGGCACCGAGGTGACCTTCCTGCCCTCGCAGGAGACCTTCACCATGGTGGAGTTCGACTACAAGACGCTGGAGCATCGCCTGCGCGAGCTCGCCTTCCTGAATTCGGGCGTGCGCATCGTCCTGACCGATGCCCGCCGTGCCGAGATCGTGCGCGAGGAATTGATGTACGAGGGCGGCGTCGAAGCCTTCGTGCGCTATCTCGACCGGGCCAAGACGGCGGTGATCGAGAAGCCGATCATGCTCGTCGCGGTGAAGGACGGCATCACCGTCGACGTCGCGCTCTGGTGGAACGACAGCTACCACGAGAACGTGCTCTGCTTCACCAACAACATCCCGCAACGCGACGGCGGCACGCATCTGGCGGGCTTCCGCGCCGCGCTGACGCGCCAGATCACCGGCTATGCCGAAAGCTCGGGGATAGCCAAGAAGGAGAAGGTCTCGCTCACCGGCGACGATTGCCGCGAGGGGCTGACCGCGATCGTCTCGGTCAAGGTGCCCGATCCGAAATTCTCCTCGCAGACCAAGGACAAGCTGGTCTCCTCCGAGGTGCGGCCCGTGGTCGAGAACATCGTCAACCAGGCGCTCTCCGAATGGCTGGAGGAGCATCCGAACGAGGCCAGGACCATCGTCGGCAAGGTCGCCGAAGCCGCCGCCGCCCGCGAGGCCGCCCGCAAGGCGCGCGACCTGACCCGCCGCAAGGGCGCGCTCGACATCGCCTCGCTGCCGGGCAAGCTCGCGGATTGTCAGGAGCGCGACCCGGCCAAGTCCGAGCTCTTCATCGTCGAGGGCGATTCGGCCGGCGGCTCGGCCAAGCAGGGCCGTGCGCGCGAGTATCAGGCGGTGCTGCCGCTGCGCGGAAAAATCCTCAATGTCGAGCGGGCGCGCTTCGACAAGATGCTGTCCTCCGACCAGGTCGGCACGCTGATCACGGCTCTGGGCGCCGGGATCGGGCGGGCCGATGCCGAGCAGGGCGGCTTCAACCTCCAGAAGCTGCGTTACCACAAGATCATCATCATGACCGACGCCGATGTCGACGGCGCCCATATCCGCACGCTGCTCTTGACCTTCTTCTTCCGGCAGATGCCGGAGCTGATCGATGCCGGCCATCTCTTCATCGCCCAGCCGCCGCTCTACAAGGCGACGCGCGGCAAGAGCCATGTCTACCTCAAGGACGAACGGGCGCTGGAGGAATACCTGATCGATTCCACGCTCGACGGCGCCGTCTTCCGCACCAGCGAGGGCGTCGAGCGCGCCGGCGCCGATCTGCGCGTCCTGATCGAGGAGGCCCGCGCCGTCCGCAATGCGCTGGCGCAGCTGCATTCGCGCTATGATCGCCGCATCGTCGAGCAGATGGCGATCGCCGGCGTGCTGCATCCGGTCAACGAGGACGATGCGGGAGAGGCGAACGCGGCGGCGGCGCAGATCGCGCGCCGGCTCGACACGATCTCCGACGAGCTGGAGCGCGGCTGGGAGGGCAAGGTCAGCGAGGGCGGCTTCGTCTTCTCGCGCATGATCCGCGGCGTGAAGCAGGCGGCGACGATCGATGCGGGCCTCCTCGCCAGCACCGACGCCCGCAAGCTCGACGCGGCGGCGGCCTCGCTGCAGGAAGCCTATGCCAAGCCCGGCGTGCTCACCCGCAAGGGCGACGATTTCACCGTCAATGGTCCCAGCGACCTGTTCGAGGCGGTCTCGGCCATCGGCCGGAAGGGCGTCTCGCTGCAGCGCTACAAGGGGCTCGGCGAGATGAACCCCGACCAGCTCTGGGAGACCACGCTCGACCGCGACGTGCGCTCGCTCCTGCGCGTCAAGAACGACCAGAACGACGAGGCCGACGATCTCTTCGTCAAGCTGATGGGCGACGTGGTCGAGCCGCGGCGCGAATTCATCCAGACCAATGCGCTCAACGCCACGGTCGATATCTGA
- the recQ gene encoding DNA helicase RecQ — protein MSPSRESDARAILKTVWGYDDFRPGQWEVIEAALAGEDVFAVMPTGSGKSMCYQLPALVAGGLTLVVSPLIALMRDQVGQLVRAGVPAASLNSMNSEEEAARAWDKLNAGDLRLLFVSPERLAGEGLIGRLQRLGVNRLAIDEAHCVSQWGHDFRPEYRLLAKAREALGGVPVTALTATADRQTQADIAQQLFPRPPRMVVHSFDRPNLKLAFAPKEQPRRQIDDFLRRHRSGSGIVYCASRSKTERLAAGLSEKGWNALPYHAGLEQAERNRNQDVFLQEDGVVVCATIAFGMGINKPDVRFVVHADMPGSIEGYYQEIGRAGRDGLPADTLTLYGVDDMALRRRQIDEKPIDDERRRIEHKRLNAMIDLCENALCRRSALLAYFGEETPPCRHGDAPFRCDLCGTEAPALNDATLDARKLLSAVIRTGQRFGAGHLADILTGSVTEAIRRQNHDGLKTFGVGTDKPKTAWMGLARKLFAAGALAEASIEHGGFKLTPRGEDILFGRESISLRADPFAERRARRGEREPARADGLDEDTAALFEHLRKLRLQLARDEGVAAYIIFTDRTLIAMARERPLGLDEMRAIEGVGERKLAQYGETFIEAIAAFRG, from the coding sequence ATGTCGCCATCCCGCGAATCAGACGCCCGCGCCATCCTCAAAACGGTGTGGGGCTACGATGATTTCCGCCCCGGCCAGTGGGAGGTGATCGAAGCCGCGCTCGCCGGCGAGGACGTCTTCGCCGTGATGCCGACCGGCTCCGGCAAATCGATGTGCTACCAGCTGCCGGCGCTGGTCGCGGGCGGTCTCACCCTCGTCGTTTCGCCGCTGATCGCGTTGATGCGCGACCAGGTCGGCCAGCTCGTGCGGGCCGGCGTGCCGGCAGCCTCGCTCAACTCGATGAACAGCGAGGAGGAGGCCGCGCGGGCCTGGGACAAGCTCAACGCGGGCGATCTCAGGCTGCTCTTCGTCTCGCCCGAGCGGCTGGCAGGGGAGGGCCTGATCGGCCGGCTGCAGCGCCTCGGCGTCAACCGGCTCGCCATCGACGAGGCGCATTGCGTCTCGCAATGGGGCCATGACTTCCGGCCGGAATACCGCCTGCTCGCCAAGGCGCGCGAGGCCTTGGGCGGCGTGCCGGTGACGGCGCTGACCGCGACCGCCGACCGGCAGACCCAGGCAGATATCGCCCAGCAGCTCTTCCCCCGGCCGCCGCGCATGGTGGTGCATTCCTTCGACCGGCCGAACCTGAAGCTAGCTTTCGCGCCGAAGGAGCAGCCGCGCCGCCAGATCGACGATTTCCTGCGCCGCCACCGCTCGGGCTCCGGCATCGTCTACTGCGCTTCGCGCAGCAAGACCGAGCGCCTCGCCGCGGGCTTAAGCGAGAAGGGCTGGAACGCCCTGCCCTACCATGCCGGGCTGGAGCAGGCGGAGCGCAACCGCAACCAGGACGTCTTCCTGCAGGAGGACGGCGTCGTCGTCTGCGCCACCATCGCCTTCGGCATGGGCATCAACAAGCCCGATGTCCGCTTCGTCGTCCATGCCGACATGCCCGGCTCGATCGAGGGCTATTACCAGGAGATCGGGCGGGCCGGCCGCGACGGCTTGCCGGCCGATACGCTCACCCTCTACGGCGTCGACGACATGGCGCTCAGGCGCCGCCAGATCGACGAGAAGCCGATCGACGACGAGCGCCGGCGCATTGAGCACAAGCGCCTCAACGCGATGATCGATCTCTGCGAGAACGCGCTCTGCCGGCGCAGCGCGCTGCTCGCCTATTTCGGCGAGGAGACGCCGCCCTGCCGGCATGGCGACGCGCCCTTCCGGTGCGATCTCTGCGGCACCGAGGCGCCGGCGCTCAACGACGCGACGCTCGATGCGCGAAAGCTGCTCTCGGCGGTGATCCGCACCGGCCAGCGCTTCGGCGCCGGCCATCTCGCCGACATCCTGACCGGCTCGGTGACCGAGGCGATCCGCCGCCAGAACCATGACGGGCTGAAGACCTTCGGCGTAGGCACGGACAAGCCGAAGACCGCCTGGATGGGGCTGGCGCGCAAGCTCTTCGCGGCCGGAGCGCTGGCGGAGGCGAGCATCGAGCACGGCGGCTTCAAATTGACGCCGAGGGGCGAGGACATCCTGTTCGGGCGCGAGAGCATTTCGCTGAGGGCCGATCCCTTCGCGGAGAGGCGCGCCCGCCGCGGCGAGCGTGAGCCGGCCCGCGCCGACGGGCTCGACGAGGACACGGCGGCGCTGTTCGAGCATCTGCGCAAGCTCAGGCTCCAGCTCGCCCGCGACGAGGGCGTGGCGGCCTATATCATCTTCACCGACCGGACGCTCATCGCCATGGCGCGCGAGCGTCCGCTCGGCCTCGACGAGATGCGTGCGATCGAAGGCGTCGGCGAGCGCAAGCTCGCGCAGTACGGTGAGACCTTCATCGAGGCGATCGCGGCGTTTCGCGGCTAG